One window of the Desulforegula conservatrix Mb1Pa genome contains the following:
- a CDS encoding cob(I)yrinic acid a,c-diamide adenosyltransferase has translation MNSRILLFTGDGKGKTTAAIGMALRAWGQGLKVIVVQFVKDFQNTGEFKAIKKLDGIDIVQLGLGFPPSDKSSLEFEKHKQKCNEALLFVSEILVKNESGFIVLDEVCFAVSAGLIEEQKVAEMIKAAPDNLIIALTGRGATPGLIEIADTVTEMKCIKHGYESGIKAQLGVEY, from the coding sequence ATGAACAGCAGGATTCTTTTGTTTACAGGCGACGGCAAGGGCAAAACTACAGCCGCAATAGGCATGGCTTTAAGGGCTTGGGGCCAGGGGCTTAAAGTCATTGTTGTCCAGTTTGTCAAAGATTTTCAGAATACAGGAGAGTTCAAGGCAATAAAAAAGCTTGATGGAATTGATATTGTCCAGCTTGGTCTTGGTTTCCCTCCTTCAGACAAAAGCAGTCTCGAATTTGAAAAGCACAAGCAAAAATGCAACGAAGCACTTTTATTTGTTTCAGAAATATTAGTTAAAAACGAATCTGGTTTCATTGTTCTTGACGAGGTCTGTTTCGCTGTTTCAGCTGGCTTGATTGAAGAGCAGAAAGTTGCAGAAATGATAAAAGCCGCCCCTGACAATTTGATAATCGCCCTTACTGGCAGAGGTGCAACACCCGGATTGATTGAAATTGCTGATACTGTAACGGAAATGAAGTGTATTAAACATGGTTACGAATCAGGCATAAAGGCTCAGCTTGGCGTAGAGTATTGA
- a CDS encoding monovalent cation:proton antiporter family protein — METSILFELVVISGLSIAVIFVCHKIKIPAIVGFLITGVIAGPNGLGLVDAVHEVELMSEIGIILLLFTIGLEMSVGHLMRLKKSVFVGGALQVVLTIVAAWLFAGLCGFNTGSGIFMGFLASLSSTAIVLKLFQEKGEVYTPHGNISFSMLIFQDIVIVPMMLVLPFLAGHKDAASFSAVVLAAKAGGFFLFFFVVYKYLVPQILASVVKTRDKELFLLTTLALCFSIALFTSKIGLSLSLGAFLAGLIMSESEYSMNAIEGILPFRDVFTSLFFVSVGMLMDIRFFLSNISTVLLVTASIILIKIVTASVSSLAIRFPVRPSLLVGFSLCQIGEFSFILAKSGQKIGLLSEHNYQLFLASSIVTMALTPFLMKLGPMASGLSLKYSVFRKLDERSEEPELEENVCTLETCDHLVIAGFGLGGRNIAHAARAAGIFYNIIEMNPDNVKKAKKQGEPIAYGDVTHMAVLENAGISRARVFAVVISDPLATRRVVALARKMNSSLHIIVRTRFLKDIDPLVRLGANDVIPEEFETSIEMFTRVLSKYLIPRFEIERFTSEIRSKGYEMLRSFETKHDAAHALSTHFTDMDLASFRIEKGSFLDGKTLEESDLRKKHGLNVIAIKRGVEFISNPDSSLRLFEGDTVYLFGERSGLPDKEALFSASM; from the coding sequence ATGGAAACTTCCATTCTTTTTGAACTTGTTGTTATTTCAGGGCTTTCCATAGCTGTTATTTTTGTCTGCCATAAGATCAAAATACCGGCAATAGTCGGTTTTCTCATAACCGGAGTAATTGCCGGGCCTAACGGACTCGGACTTGTGGACGCTGTCCATGAGGTCGAGCTTATGTCTGAAATTGGCATTATCCTCCTTCTTTTCACCATCGGCCTTGAAATGTCTGTAGGGCATCTGATGAGGCTTAAAAAATCCGTATTTGTGGGCGGCGCTTTGCAGGTTGTTCTAACAATCGTCGCGGCCTGGCTTTTTGCAGGATTATGCGGATTCAATACAGGCTCTGGTATTTTCATGGGATTCCTCGCATCCCTTTCTTCCACTGCCATTGTTTTGAAGTTGTTTCAGGAAAAGGGCGAGGTTTATACTCCGCACGGTAATATTTCATTTTCCATGCTTATTTTTCAGGACATTGTGATTGTTCCCATGATGCTTGTCCTGCCTTTTCTTGCTGGTCATAAAGATGCGGCGAGTTTTTCAGCTGTTGTTCTTGCCGCAAAAGCAGGCGGTTTCTTCCTGTTTTTTTTCGTTGTTTACAAATACCTTGTTCCCCAGATTCTTGCTTCTGTTGTTAAAACCAGGGATAAAGAGCTTTTTCTGCTCACTACGCTTGCGCTGTGTTTTTCGATTGCCCTTTTCACATCAAAAATAGGTCTGTCTCTTTCGTTAGGAGCCTTTCTGGCAGGTCTTATAATGTCAGAGTCCGAATACAGCATGAATGCCATAGAGGGGATTCTGCCTTTCAGGGATGTTTTTACGAGCCTGTTTTTCGTTTCTGTTGGCATGCTCATGGACATCCGTTTCTTTTTATCAAATATATCGACAGTATTGCTTGTTACCGCTTCAATCATACTAATTAAAATAGTTACTGCGTCGGTCTCATCCCTTGCCATAAGATTCCCGGTACGGCCTTCTCTGCTTGTTGGATTTTCATTATGCCAGATCGGTGAGTTTTCATTTATTCTCGCAAAGTCAGGGCAAAAAATTGGTTTGCTTTCCGAACATAATTATCAGCTTTTTCTTGCCTCTAGCATTGTGACAATGGCATTGACTCCTTTTTTGATGAAGTTAGGGCCAATGGCATCAGGCCTTTCCCTGAAATATTCTGTTTTCAGAAAACTTGATGAGAGAAGCGAGGAGCCGGAGCTTGAAGAAAACGTTTGCACCCTTGAGACCTGCGATCATCTCGTAATTGCAGGATTCGGGCTTGGTGGCAGAAATATAGCCCATGCTGCAAGGGCTGCCGGGATATTTTATAATATTATAGAAATGAATCCTGACAATGTGAAAAAGGCAAAGAAGCAGGGTGAGCCCATTGCTTATGGAGACGTTACCCATATGGCAGTTCTTGAGAATGCCGGAATAAGCAGGGCCAGGGTTTTTGCCGTTGTCATATCTGATCCCCTTGCAACTCGCAGGGTTGTGGCTCTGGCCAGAAAAATGAATTCTTCACTTCATATAATTGTAAGAACTAGATTCCTTAAGGATATTGATCCTTTGGTCAGGCTTGGAGCCAATGATGTAATTCCTGAAGAATTCGAGACATCCATTGAGATGTTCACCAGGGTTCTTTCAAAATATCTCATACCAAGATTTGAAATAGAAAGATTCACTTCAGAAATAAGATCCAAAGGCTATGAAATGCTCAGGAGCTTTGAGACAAAACATGACGCTGCCCATGCCCTGAGTACTCATTTTACTGATATGGATCTGGCTTCCTTCAGGATTGAAAAAGGCTCTTTTCTTGACGGGAAAACCCTTGAGGAATCAGACTTAAGGAAAAAGCATGGTTTGAATGTTATAGCCATAAAAAGGGGAGTTGAATTTATCTCAAATCCAGATAGCTCATTAAGGCTTTTTGAAGGTGATACTGTCTATCTTTTTGGCGAGAGAAGCGGCTTGCCTGATAAGGAGGCCTTGTTTTCAGCTTCAATGTAA
- the cobT gene encoding nicotinate-nucleotide--dimethylbenzimidazole phosphoribosyltransferase produces the protein MNLLNETLKKITGIDENSKNAAKQRLERLTMPYWAMGRLMDLAEELAGITGNVSPQFEKRTAVIMAADHGIADAGVSSFPKEVTAQMVYNFLRGGAGINAMANMARAKVKVVDMGVASPLEGIETHRDFISCPVAKGTMNMAKGPAMTVGQAVESIEKGIRIALELAADTDIFAIGEMGIGNTTPSSAIVSVLTGISPSEATGRGTGIDDEKLSFKISMIEKSIEINNPDPSNGIDVLSKIGGFEIGGMAGIILGAASVRKPVIIDGFISTASALIADSICPLSRLYMIPSHKSVEQGHIRALEKLGKKPLLDLGLRLGEATGAVLCMPFVEAASRLLTDVATFDEAGVNGGE, from the coding sequence ATGAATTTACTGAACGAAACACTCAAAAAAATAACCGGAATAGATGAAAACTCTAAGAATGCTGCGAAGCAAAGGCTTGAAAGACTTACAATGCCTTATTGGGCCATGGGACGACTGATGGATCTTGCTGAAGAACTTGCTGGAATTACAGGCAATGTTTCTCCTCAATTTGAAAAAAGAACGGCAGTAATAATGGCCGCAGATCATGGGATAGCAGACGCTGGTGTCAGTAGCTTCCCCAAGGAAGTGACCGCCCAGATGGTTTATAACTTTCTGCGTGGCGGAGCCGGAATCAATGCCATGGCAAACATGGCCAGGGCAAAGGTTAAGGTTGTCGATATGGGAGTGGCAAGTCCGCTTGAAGGAATTGAAACACATAGAGATTTTATTTCATGCCCGGTTGCCAAAGGCACAATGAATATGGCCAAAGGCCCGGCTATGACAGTAGGCCAGGCTGTGGAATCCATAGAAAAAGGTATTAGAATAGCTTTGGAACTTGCTGCTGATACGGATATTTTTGCCATAGGCGAAATGGGTATAGGTAATACAACTCCAAGCAGCGCTATTGTATCGGTGCTTACAGGCATATCGCCTTCAGAAGCAACCGGGCGTGGAACCGGCATCGATGACGAGAAACTTTCATTCAAAATTTCCATGATAGAAAAATCCATTGAAATCAATAATCCTGACCCATCAAATGGGATTGATGTCTTGTCCAAAATCGGAGGATTCGAAATTGGTGGAATGGCCGGAATAATTCTTGGCGCAGCTTCGGTCAGGAAGCCTGTAATTATAGACGGCTTTATATCAACAGCTTCAGCACTTATTGCGGATTCAATATGTCCTTTGTCCAGACTTTATATGATACCTTCTCACAAGAGTGTGGAGCAAGGGCATATCAGGGCGCTCGAAAAACTCGGTAAAAAGCCTCTTTTAGATTTGGGGTTAAGGCTTGGAGAAGCCACTGGCGCAGTTCTCTGTATGCCTTTTGTTGAAGCGGCCTCAAGGCTTCTTACTGATGTTGCCACATTTGATGAGGCAGGAGTCAACGGCGGTGAATAA
- the cobS gene encoding adenosylcobinamide-GDP ribazoletransferase — translation MFKGFFSALSFLTIIPVPGKMSGSSDDLGESIVFFPVVGLFIGLATAISDSFLFCFFPPLVRSVLCMFFMVSISKGLHLDGLADTADGFLSSRPRDRILEIMRDSRIGTMGAAALVSIMLLKTSALFSLNGDLRTRALVMAPIAGRCSMSIIMTFFRYARKDGGLASVFYEKATIKTGIVSALFFAIAGLSINGLSGFFISSAAIAFIYLWGLCSKRMIGGFTGDTLGAGCELTEAFALVCFSMIG, via the coding sequence ATGTTCAAAGGTTTTTTTTCTGCCCTGTCATTTCTGACTATAATTCCTGTACCTGGGAAAATGTCCGGAAGCTCTGATGATCTTGGGGAATCCATAGTCTTTTTCCCTGTGGTAGGACTCTTTATAGGCCTTGCTACAGCAATATCAGATTCCTTTCTTTTCTGCTTTTTCCCGCCCTTGGTCAGGTCAGTGTTATGTATGTTTTTTATGGTGTCCATTTCAAAAGGGCTTCACCTTGACGGCCTTGCAGATACTGCAGACGGCTTCTTAAGTTCAAGGCCCAGGGATAGAATTCTTGAGATAATGCGTGACAGCAGGATTGGAACCATGGGGGCAGCTGCACTCGTCAGTATTATGCTTTTGAAAACCTCTGCTCTTTTCTCTTTGAACGGAGACTTAAGAACCAGGGCACTTGTTATGGCTCCAATAGCTGGCAGATGTTCCATGTCCATAATCATGACTTTTTTCAGATACGCGAGAAAGGACGGAGGCCTTGCTTCTGTATTTTATGAAAAAGCCACAATAAAAACAGGCATCGTTTCAGCCTTGTTTTTTGCTATTGCGGGTCTTTCAATTAACGGATTATCCGGTTTTTTTATTTCGTCAGCAGCAATTGCATTCATCTATTTATGGGGGCTTTGCTCAAAAAGAATGATCGGCGGATTCACTGGCGACACTCTGGGCGCAGGTTGCGAGCTGACAGAAGCATTTGCTTTGGTATGCTTCTCAATGATAGGTTAG